Below is a window of Gossypium hirsutum isolate 1008001.06 chromosome A12, Gossypium_hirsutum_v2.1, whole genome shotgun sequence DNA.
TGAGCTGCAATAACAATTAGCAGCATGTCATCAGCAAACTGATCTTCAAAGTACGGTTACATGCACACTACTCCTAAGCAGCTTTTCACAGAATCAATGGCATCAGCCCATTTGATGCTAACATTATGTTATTTAAAACTTACATATACAAAACTAGTTCATGATGATAAAATATTCAATGTTGGCATCATTAAAATGTAACAAATGTCAGGAAAAACAATTATATACCACTTCCATCATTTATGTTAACATCAAAAACCAAGCAGTTGTTTGTAAGTACCTCCTTCAAAAGTGAAAACTCTGGTTGATCATGGAATCAATACACAAAAATTATCACAAAGCTGAGAAATGACCCAAACCTTACTATTTTTCGTCTTCATGGAATTAGTATCTACTCTCAATGGTACTTTGTTACTGGAACTGCTATCATTTGTATCCTTTTCACTAGGAAAAGCTTCCCCATCAAGCGCATTAACAAGAACACAATAGCAATGATCTGTTTCTGTCAAGACCTGCATGAGAAGAAAAATGTCAATGTGATATATTGGAGGTCCTACAATTAACCAAAACATTTTTACTTTCCATAAAATCCAGCAATTTCATTATTAACAAAGAACAGCACAACAGTATAACCGAGAAAGGATGCAAATGTACAAGCAAAGAAGTGACTTTGGTACTTAAACATCTTCAGAAATAGCAAGTTCTAACTTCCTCATTAGCTTATGCTTTTAAAATGGGTTGCAAGAGGAAGTCAGTAATACCAGCCAAATTGAAAGCCATATACCACTAGAAACTTGCACTTTTgcaaaaattacttaattaaaaatttcatcataaataaattaatttgagaaaaaataaaaggataaataACACCCAACTCTAAAAGCAAAAACCACCTGAAAGCGACAACGAGGCTCAAGTGCAGAACGGTAATGAACCATCTGCAAAATGAGAGGTCGACAAGTACCCATTTCAATTTCACGCACATTGAAACGGAATCCAAGCAAAGCTTCAAGGAGAGAGCTTTTTCCATCAGATTGACTGCCGAAGGCTACAATTTTTGGGAATCGGCAACTTCTCTCCGAAGGCCACTGCCATGGCTTGGAGGCGATTGTAGGCTTCAAAACGGGAAAGGGAAGGGGTAAGGGAAAGGGGTAGGGGAAAGGGAAGGAGAAGGGGAAAGGGGAGAAGAATGGGTCATTTTcctgaaaatgtcttaccgaattcaaaacggtaagacattttcctaaaACAGGAACTTCTTTTCTCgtgttttgtaaaatattttacaatagGAAATCATTTTCCCCCAATCAAACACTGGAAAATGTGGAAAACCaattccggaaaatattttccccttatcaaacagacccttaagatcatacaattaaaagaaatttgaatttcataaagaattattaaatatgagtcatttgagctgattctaattTGAATacgtaaaataaattttaaattttaggagattaaattaaataattttaatactatTATATTATGGCAACAAATTAGTTGACACTATAAAAGGATAACAATTTtcagtaatttatttaattaattttaatgttttaaaatttaaaattttaatattgaaaaaaaaggaTTTTAGAACTTTCGGCAAAGAGAAACAAGTACAATTTAACTATTGTTTTAATcgattattttagtttctaccactttttcactttaatctatatatatatatttacctcaatcaatattttaaaaaattgctttatgagtgaccaaaatgaaagctaCCAAGAAGtcaagtgaccaaaataaaaataaaaatatgatgtgGTGGGGTGTGGTGTGTACAATCAACCACCATTAGAGATTTAATGCCTAGGTGAATAAAATGAAAGCGACCTAAAAATTGGGTAACGAAATTGCATTGATTTCATTTTGAGTAACCACAATTAAAACACCTTAAAAGTTGAGTGACCGACACCCTTTGATAAATGTTAAATAAACACAAGGACAATTGAGTAAAAAGTGTTTTTGGGTAATCTTACATTCCGTCAACTAATTGTTCTTGTTatagaatttgtttttttttaaaaataagtttagttcctttaatattttttagtctcaatttctataaaattttgaaaaattattacaaaatattttttattataatttatatattaataagtaaatatatgatGTTGAagtaaatttataaatcatagtTATAGTAATTCATGAAAAGTGATTGCAACATTAACTATAATTagtatataaacaaaataaaataattataattgtattgtattgtatgaCATATACTGGTTCactattaagatttttttttgtttttaattagttttaaactttattttaaaaaaaaaccttaaattaataaaactaacAAAAAACAAAGGGCAATTTGGTCCAAAATTTAATATTGTAAGGAATTGATCGTGATAAGATTACACCATATATTATGATGTCTTGACCCTATTTTATAATGTGAGATTACACGACGACTGGAATTGTAACACCacaaaacccggcctagaagtttagaccgaatctcggaggttacattgatcaccaaagTAATCGTAGAAAGTTTTTCCAAAATGAATTGTTTTAGGCTTCATCGAAAAATCATCGCTTTAATCGAGCtcaatcatttaacaaaatatgCCGAAATCAAAACGATATCAAGATACGAAGAACATGTTCGAAAATAAAATCCCCAATTTCCAACTAACTGATATAAATAACACTTACATGTATATGACACAAAATTTGTACCAAAGTTTTCAAAACAGTACTTGTAGTCCAAAACCATTTATTTAAACTCAGAATTAAAGAAATACTTTATAAGCATGTTTAAAAACATATCACTCCAAGACCTCTGGTATGTCAAGTCCAACTTCAAATTACAAGACTACCTGAAAGGGAGAAAACTAAGGGGTGAGCTAAccgagctcaatgtgagtttgaAACATAACCAATGACAAAGTTACAAAACAAAATTTCAGATAACAGTTCAATAACAAAACGTACTTACAAAGCTATTGTAAAACCAGAATGTAAACACAGAACCAATGTCCCAACCATGTCTTTCAACAAACAGATGTTCGCACAGCCAGATGTATGTATAATGCAAAATGGATTAAAAACAAACCCACCCCACCAACCGAACACCACTTCGATCCCCGTACACACCACGAATGAGCTATAGGAAGCTCAACCAAccatgcacaccacataggacctcgaaagaCCCATCCAACCCCACACATCACATATGTGGAACTAAGCCACTGAAGTAACCATATGCAACTGAGCTAGCATATGTACAATACATTACGACAAACCGCTGTACAAATATGTTGCAGTTAAAACTGCCAAATCAAATCAAACTTCCTTCTTTTCGCAACCAAACGCAAAATTTTATACAAATGTATGTATGCAAACAGATCAATAACAGACTTACAGAAATAATGtacatatattcatattcaaTTAATAGATTCAAAATCAGTTATAATGATACTTAATTACTAGGTAACATCACTTAACACTTAAACAAGTCATTAAATTAGTGCAATAATTACAAATTACTTATAAGTCCAAGCCAAAACAGAGTTTCAACCCCTTTACTAAAGCCTAGCCAAGGGTCGAAACACACAGGAACATAAACAAGACAAAATCTGACACAGAACGAAGTTTTGCTTAatagggccacacggccatgtgccccgaccgtgtggaagtgcctaggccatgtggagtctacacgcccatgtgaaggctacacacgcccatgtggagggGACACACGcatgtgtaactcactgtccaaatGTGCTAAAATTAAGTGTAGAGTAGAAACGGCCGTGTAAAaatctcacacgctcgtgtggctaggggacatgactgtgtgaccaaggcacacgcccatgtgaaaatCGAGAATCCCCAAATCATAGCTACAaggccgtgtggcaccaaaaaTTGCCCAAAAATCGTAATTCCCAAtttcacacggttgtgtgagcTGCTTCTGTgcgacacatgcctatgtgcaacacatgcctgtgtggcctcccgtgtggtcatgaaaccacactAAAACAGGCTGCAAAACGTACCTTTGATGTCGAAACGATCCCCAACCCTCAATAACTCAGAAATACACCAAAAACACTCAGAATTTCAAGCAATTCCACAACAATCAATACTTCAATTGGCCAATTTCAAAAAAACACGAAATATGTCTAATTTCACggtaacaaataaaaaattcgaTAACGAAATAGGGGAGTTTCCGAATACACACCTTAGACGCAATAGTAAACACCAGAATCGTTTGATTCGCTCCTCTAAACCGATTCAAAAACCTCAATTAACATACAAATTAATGAAAACTTCAATTCaataacaaaatagaaaatgaaagagacATTATCAAAACCCTCAAAAGCAAAACCTACATTCTTTTCTTCTGATTTACCAAACACTCGAGAACAAAACTCCCTTGACAACCGACAACAACGATAAAATGGATGAAGCAAAGAATCAAAAGAAACAgaatattttcttttaaggaagaaagaaaaattgaaaagtcATAGAGAACAAAATGGAAAAGAGTTTAGCAACTAAAAgaaacaaatctaaaataaaattactccTTTAAACACACACGAAGATTTAAACCCAAAACCAAGAGGCAAATAAACACATATCCAACCACCGAATCAACAAGCTTATTCTAACACTAGAATACGAAGATAAACACAATATATCAGCCTACTCACTACCCTTAACCACAAAActtaaaacttctaaccccaaaatccAAAGTGTTATAAGAATGTTGACAATCCAAACACTATTCTCATTTCAGAATGTAACATTACGGCATGTAACATTGAGGGTTGTAATGTTACATTCAGTGAATCAAATTCCCCCTTAAAGTCATTACACCTTATATTACGACATCTTAATCTTATTCTATAATGTGAGCTTACACGACGGTTATGAGCCGTAATGTTATATCTAGTGAATCAAATTCCCCTTAAAAGCATTGGTTAAAAAAATAagctaataattatttttctcttaaTAAATCAGTTGGGGCAGTAAATTGAAATGCaaataaatgtgtgaataattttttt
It encodes the following:
- the LOC107928974 gene encoding uncharacterized protein isoform X3 yields the protein MEKALSLKLCLDSVSMCVKLKWVLTETDHCYCVLVNALDGEAFPSEKDTNDSSSSNKVPLRVDTNSMKTKNSKLTLFSGFVSYQMVRDAYDVGSSGFGSLLSMGHSSGKKDRLCMKGPGGCGEVEVAVSGVVGLIISLTSRGLLNC
- the LOC107928974 gene encoding uncharacterized protein isoform X1, whose amino-acid sequence is MGTCRPLILQMVHYRSALEPRCRFQVVFAFRVLTETDHCYCVLVNALDGEAFPSEKDTNDSSSSNKVPLRVDTNSMKTKNSKLTLFSGFVSYQMVRDAYDVGSSGFGSLLSMGHSSGKKDRLCMKGPGGCGEVEVAVSGVVGLIISLTSRGLLNC
- the LOC107928974 gene encoding uncharacterized protein isoform X2; translation: MGTCRPLILQMVHYRSALEPRCRFQVLTETDHCYCVLVNALDGEAFPSEKDTNDSSSSNKVPLRVDTNSMKTKNSKLTLFSGFVSYQMVRDAYDVGSSGFGSLLSMGHSSGKKDRLCMKGPGGCGEVEVAVSGVVGLIISLTSRGLLNC